The region cTCGCTCCTTGCCTTAAATAACTTGCcttaaatgatatgcttaatgatgtttgcaAAAGGAAATTTCACCCCCCACATCAAATCATTCCAAATTCACCAAAAGATGCctaatctaatattggggtctaaggaactgagcactaaattaaaaaaagggggtcttcaaagcagcacattccgtccacttgttattttttttactttataaaaacaaaccCACACACCCCCGACTCCCTGCCCCTATACTAACAGcctactatttttattttttttatttaaccaggtaaaatgtttgagaactaaTTCTCCTTTACAAACATGACTTGGACAAACAGAGCAGCAATtctcattagaatatagcaaagtttcttCATcactcacaaatctgttgaaaactgggggaaagagccttttttcaacatggccctggttgatctcctttgctctgctgccacctgctggccgtttttgtaataactaccattgcttcaaccgttctctgcagttgaggccaaatcaaagccttctgtatgcgatagcataaaaaaacaaatgtataaacATGTATTAGAACATATTTAGACCTTTTTTAGACAAGTAAGTTCATCTAACCCAAGAACATTGTAATTTTGAATGAATTATGGAAAGCTCAATTGGAAGTCTGTatgatgttttttaaaaaaaaaaagtatcctttttttgtgctcatttttaattctGACTTGAGCTTTGcataataaatgcataaataatttgaaatattttcaaacttaaTTTTATATCACGATATATACCATTACTGTGACGGAATGCAGTCGATGTTgtgatatgaattttgggccatatACGGTAATAATATTGAGGATAAGCGCTTCAAAAACGGATGTCGACACAGTAGtaaattgaatacaaatatgACTTTGAATTTTGACTTGTGAGTTCTACACaccaaaaatcacaaaatgacatcacaggagAGCTCATCTCGTCTTTTTTTTGAAATCGCTTTGTTTGAAACTgcatttgtttgattatttgtGCAAAATAATGTCGGCTGCGGTGTTTAATTTGATAAACAGTTGCAGCACTACTGGATGCATTTCTCGTTTGATGCAAACGTGTCCAAAGAAAACGAGAAAAGTCAGCGTGTCGTGAAAATCCATGTGCTGCTATATATTATTAGCGTGATATCGAATGGGCTCTCTCGTCATATACGAAACCTTCCGTAGATCGCCAAGCACGAGTCACATATGGAGTACAAAGGTGCGAAACTCCTCCCACATGTACAAGCGTACAAACGTCATGTGTAAAACACGGCAACAACATATTACACGTGTGCAGCATGCTATGTTCTGACGACGCACACGCTCGATGTTTGTTAGTAAATTCTGGACCAGGAATCGACCCGGCGACAAAATGAGGGACCGCTACAACCTCAACCTTCTGCCTGGCATGTCGGAGGACGGCGTGGAGTACGGTCAGTCACGCGGGACACCACATGACACACGTGCACGCCGTCACCTGcttgttgtttgttagcattctCGCTAAGGAAAGCACGAAAATCATCTTgtagttgtaaaaatgaaatacGCTTTTGGTTTCGGAAAATCACGAACGTAAAGACGTACAAGAAGCTGCAAATAATTCACAATGGTTAGAAATGACAAATGTTTTGCGCTGGTgggagcaacttttttttccacttgcttggTCATGCCAGATGACATGGAGCCCaacaacatggccgccatcCCAGGCATGGGAATTCCCGAGCAGCTGAAGGTCGCCATGGAGCAGGAACAGACGGGTAAGTTCTCGCCAAGCCTTGGTCAGCCCTCAACAACATTGATTGAGTCCAGAAACTGCGCCGCGTTGTGTCCAGATAAGGAGGCGGAGCCAGACGAGATGTCCATCCCGGGACTGGACTGGGGCATGGACGAGGTAATGGGCAAGGACAACAAGCGGGTCCCGCAGAAGAAAGTCCCCTACGCCAAACCCATCCCGGCGCAGTTCCAGCAGGTCAGCTGTCGCTTGTCAATCACACAACGTTGTCATTTTTGTACCAAGTTTGTGACGTCTGAATGAGGAAAACGCCCGGCCGGGCCCCTTTTCCGCAGGCCTGGGCGGAGAATCGAGTTCCCTCCATGCCCACTCCTGGAGATGGCCCCAAAGAACGCAAGGTGGAACCCAAAGCGGACGGCAAGAAGAAAAATCAGGTGGAGCTGGAGCAGGAGATGGCAGCACTGCAGTACACCAACCCCAAGCTGCTGGAGGTGAGTGCCGTGGGTGGCGGCGTGGCGGGCGGGCGTGATTGACGTCTGCTGACGCGCCGCTGTCTTTCAGCAGCAGATGAAGATTGAGCGCATCAGCCAGAAGAGCTCGGACGGCCCCCAGCAGGGACCGGGCCCAATGCCCCCATTCCCGGGCCCCGCCGGACAGCAGAACTTTCCTCCTCCCCAGTCCAACAGCATGGGACCCCCCTCAATGGGGCCTTCTTTCATGCCCTCCGCTTCGTCAGGACACGGGCAGGGCATGATGGGCCCGCCGGACATGCAGAGACACCCCGCCCCTTCCAGGAACATGGGCGCTCAGGGACCCCACAACATGGGGCCCGGGGCCAGAGGAATGCCAGGCGGGATGATGGCCCCCACCACCAGAGGGATGGGGCCCCGGGAGCTACAGGGGCCTCCACCTCAGGGGGCCATGATGCCGCCGCCCCAAGGAAACATGATGGGACCTCAGGGAGGGATGATGGGACCCCCGTCCAGGACGCATAATAactttggggtgggggggatgcaCGGGCCTCCGCCGCCGGGAAACATGCCGGCGCCCCCCTACATGCAGCACCAGGTGAGCGCTAGCACCTGCGCTCAGGCTTGTCACCTGTTCCTTCTGACCCCGTCGTGCTCTTTGCAGGCGCAGGGTTCGGGGCCCCCCATGCACGGAAGGAGCCAGCAGAACCCAAACAACAAAGGTGAGCTTTGGAGTTCTGttgatgaatttttttacaaacGGTCTATGGTTAGCTTGCCAAAGTGACGGCCATGTTGCGTTTTTGCCTTCATGCTCAAAATTGCCTCCGTCCTTACTTGAGCACATCATGCAAAAATGATGTTGGATTGTCGGGTGCCGCCATTTCCTTCATTTTGGGGGATCGGTGAGCGACCAATCGTTTTGGAAAACATGATTGCTTTGAAAGACGCTCATgattggattggattgaaaATCATCCGCACCAAAGATAGGCAAGCCCTCGAAAAAAATgtccatgtctctctcctccaacacagctgactcaaatgatcagctcatcagcaagcactgtcgaagcctgataacgatcttgttgatCAATCAGGTGTGCTGTCGAGGGTTCCCAGCTGCCACGGAGCCACGCCTTTTTTTTGAGGGTGTTTTCAATCTTCCGTATTATTCGCTCCAATCAACATTTTGGGGccaagaaggttttttttttttgttttttttgatgtCGCTCGATTTCAAAATGACTTTGATTCTCCAAATTGTCTCTATATTGagataatcattaaaaaatatttccatgaTGATTTTCTCGATGCAAGAGTCTTTTCAGTCACTTTTTGTCTTTCATATTTGGTCCAATATTTTGGAAAATGGCAATCATTTTTTCAGTTAAGCAAATCATCTTTCAtgtgaaaaagtgaaaaaaaatcctaaatttgcgagtttattaagtggcaaatttgcaaggttttttttctccgaatattgcccccgtccgctgaaaatatatatttacacgtggccctaatacgccgtcgtagtttTCTTGTTTTAGATCCTCACAAACGAACAAACTAGTATGAACAATTGAATAGCTTTTAAGCTATCCTCTTAAATGAAAAGTAACGTTCGTacattttgacttcatttgaaacaaacgttttgAGCTGAAACGTACTTGACAGGGGGCGTGGCCTCAATAGCTCTGCAATAAGAGTCTGACAAAATGGCAAAGTGGTGCGAGGGCGCGCAAACAGTCTTTATACTCGCCATCACATTTTCGACAAATTTCTCTGCTACAAGTTATTTGCACCTTCAGGTTCCCTGTTGAACGCCAATTTTGTATCTTTCTTTTTGAATCCCATAAATTCATGTTCATTCCCCCAATTTTGTGGAATTTTGCTGCTAATGATGTGAACTTCCTTTTGTTTGCGAGAAACTTCTGAGGTTGAgattgaaaagtgttttttcattaCTGTGAAATGTTGCGAGCCTCGCAAGAAGCATGCGGAAAGAAAATGCCGACATTGTGTCTGGCTCTCCCTCAGACCCCCGGAGCCCGGCCCCCAACCACCACATGGGCCCCCCGGACCGCCAATGCGCGGGGGGGCACGAGCACTTCTGGGGAGACGGCCAGCACAAAGCGCAGGACTTTGACGGGGGCCAGGACTTCCACGGCCGTGGGGAGGAGGCCTGGAGACCGGGACCCGCCTTTCCGGGGGGCGCGGGACACCGGGTCGGGGCGGGTCCCCGAGGAGGCGGGGCGGCGGCCAATTGGGGGCCCGAAGACCGGCCCCCCCGGGACACGGGCGAGTTCAGAGGACGGCGAGACGACAGGTGAGCCGGGCACATTTTTTGGGCTTCGGGATTGGAACCCGAACATTGAAACTGTCGACGGTTCAGGTTCAGAGGAGGCCCGGGACGGCCCGGAGGTCGAGGCTACCCCGAAGACTACGCGGGCCAGGAAGAGGGCTTTGATGCCCCCGAAGACGTGAGGGGCTGGGAAGGCGGGCTCAGGGGCAGACCCAGAGGCGGAGGCCCCCCAAGAGGAGGTAGGCTCACACTTTTGAGTTGCTCGTCAggggcccggcccggcccggcccggcccggccgCATGCGCTGACTGTTTGCTGTGTTGAGGTCACGACGGCTACCGCGACGGACCCCCCCTACACGACGGCACGTCTCCGGCGAACCGTGAGCGCTCGCTGTCCCTGCAGGGGATGGACATGGCGTCTCTGCCGCCGCGGAAGCGACCCTGGCAGGACGGCCCGGGAACGGCCGACCCCCGAGAACGAGACGCGGCAGCCGCAGATACAGGTGACCTTTGATTGTGCGTGTCGCCGGGTTTGTCCTCATAGTGAGCGGGATCATGTGCGGCCTATCCTGGCTGACAGATGTGCcttggattggtcgccagttgGTTCCAGGGTGTCAATGTCAGGTTGGCAATATTGCTAATACTACTGCTGCTTCCAGGAATGAGATGAAGAGACTCCTAAGAAGAGTTGACAAATACCTTCTgatgaaagggggggggggcagtgccAGCGTGTattagttagccccaaggacaacatgagtagacCATGGGGTCTGCTCTAAAATGAGCTCagcagtgatgggacattgcgATTTCTTTAGAATTAATTAAaactgaaaacaattttttttttaagaagcatAACATGGTACATGTTTCTTCTGTAGCAAATATTCcatattttgttcaaaacatgttcgggggggggggggggtttgattTCCCCAACTATTTGAAAAAAGATCATTTGAGAGCTGAACTTTGAATTGCGTGATCATGTGTGACATTGTTGTTCAAAAGGGCGTTAGGATGAATCCTGTGTTTGTGGAATCGGGATGGAGCAGCAAACGGCACctgcggggggtgggggggtggggggggtcattttgccactcgctgacCACTgcaaataacatcacagttgctcccgtaaccaccaatcacggctcacctcttttctgGCTTTCGGTCATGAGATGCAGGCTCTGTCATGTCAACTGCAAAATGACGACCCCCCCATGCATCATTTTGCTGATCGATTCCTGATTCCACTAAGGCGATAATGGTCACAATGTCATCTTGAGACTGGCAGGCGCGCATTTTGTCAAGAAAactttggggttgacttcccttcaATGAAAGATTTGACTTGATTGTCCTTCGTAAGcaacgcaagcaaaatggtttTGAATTGAAagcgctcggccatcctgacgaCGATGCGCGCGTGTGCCCCGCCCGCAGGTCGACCTCCTCAGCGGGATGACGGCGGCGGATACGGCCCGCCCGTTCGAGGCGTGCGGGGCGGCGGCTGGGGGCCCGGCCTCAGGAGAGGGGGCCCCCCCATGCGTGGCGGCCTGCTGAGGGGAGGCGGCCGCGGACGCTAGACGGCAGCCGGCGGGATGGAGACGCTTCGTCGGCCGCGGACGCGAGACGGCAGCCGGCGGGATGGAGACGCTTCGTCGGCCGCGGACGCTAGACGGCAGCCGGCGGGATGGAGACGCTTCGTCGGCCGCGGACGCGAGACGGCAGCCGGCGGGATGGAGACGCTTCGTCGGCCGCGGACGCGAGACGGCAGCCGGCGGGATGGAGACGCATCATCGGCCGCCAATCTTTCCTCAttggttttttttgtaagaaattTCTATGTTTTGTCTTTTCACTGACTGGACAATAAACACCCACGTGGAAGCTTTGTCACTAGCTtagcttattttattattagcaTAGCATCTCAACTTCATCCGTCAATCATTCACTGACAGATTTGGACGTCGTGGACCAAGATGGCTGCGACGACGTCCGCCAGAAATCCTTTTGTGGTGATGAGAGAGTCGTGCTGGCAATCGTTCAGCATTCCTATCTTTAAACGATTCGTCGAATTCTGCTCGATGACTTGATTGTTCTATTTGTGGGGGGTCGAGGCCTGCTGCAGATGTGTAAAAATCTGGGGACTGGGACTtatttacaccccccccccccccaagaaagCTTCCAAACTGCCTCCAGTTGGATACGACGTGCcacatgaagctcctcaactcacttcagcaGCAATCTGCATGTTAAAGTACTGCTTGGCCACTCATTCAATTTGTTTACATAAGAAGTGCTTTGGGCTGagcacaacaaaaaaacatgaataggtGTAAGAAATTGAGGAGAGGTTCCCGCCACCCTCCCCAAAAGAAATCAAAAATCCACAAATTTAACTTTACCTCAATCCATGGCAATTATAAGGGCATCCATTTTTCCACTGTAAACATGGcttatcaaaaaaagaaaaaaagagaagctgATGCTTTGGTcctaaaatgcacattttttgtaGTCAAGAAAAATACAAGTGTACCAAagtttactataaaaaaaagggggggattcGAAAATATGGTAGTTGACTTTGATAGAATtgaaggaattttgtcctctttgtgtgttccaaaaatgaagataggtttaatgtaagaaaaatacaccttttgcaaaaatgatttcataaaaaacagagagtctctggacatacaacagcttctgatttcgtcacttaaagaacgtgggatttcagagcgtcaaatgtgctcttctacgtgtacaatagcttcttatagttaaaaagacctcctccttttcattcgtagactaaacatactctctggtacttttccgtgagcagacggcgtaaacaaggtcaggtggatgtttttgagacagaatgtcttatatagttgaaggatctatttttccccataacatctcacaaacaagttgaatcaaattcacggtggccgtgactgatgaagaaagtaaaaagtgtgtgtgtgtgtgttatttcaaagcaaattttgttttcaagacccaaatgtgttttcgcacaaagcgctgagaaggaacttttttagactaaataatatgacccggcttaaggccagaccatacgaggtcgacatcatctgctctgctcaggacacaaaacatttcgacaaggttaatgtgaagaattaaaatgttcataatgtgtaacaatagttgatatatgaaattaggtattaaaaatgttataatatctttcaactTACAACAAAGGTTTCCTCAACTAAAAGCTTGGTTTGAATGTGTTCAATTGAGTGACTGTTGGTGGTGTGAAACTAAACCCGGGGCCAAATGCAAAATGATTTTATGTAGGGGCAAATCGTGTGCCCACTTTGTTTACAATCCCACATTTCAAATCAATGGAaacttttttaattctttttttaagccaaaAGTAGACCATACATCGACATGGCCCTCAGAACCCCGATGCGGGCCCCTCGACAAAAATGATGAGTTCGAGTTTGACAGCTGCGCACCCGGGCGGGAGGGGCTTGGGGAGGTCCTCGTCCCTTCCCGGCCAAGCCACCGTGCGGGTCCGCCGAAAGGCACTAGACAGGTCCCGACGTCACGGGACCCGGTTGGGGTCAGATGGCCAGGCTCTTCCCGGCCACGGTCCTCTGGATGGCGGACGCGGCCACGCCGCCCACGAAGCGGATGCCGGCGCTGCCTCCCGGCATCAGCGACACCACGTAGCCGAGCAGGACGGCCACCTGCGCGGCGGCCCCGAGCGCCGTCAGCGCGGTGCTGTGCAGGCTGAGCGCCGCGTACAGCGTCCCGCCGAGGGCGCACAGGTACACGGCGGCTCCCGGCGAGCCGGGCAGGCCGGCCGCCAGCCTGCTGGGCCCCCGCAGGACCGCCGCGGCCGCGATGGCGAAGGCGGAGCCCAGCGACCACAGCAAGGCGAACTTGCGGGCgtagagcagcagcagcggcgcgTACAGAGCCGACAGGCCGAAGCACAGCGCCGACAGGGCGGTCAGCATCCCGGAGACGGCCAGCCGCTGGCGGCGACTCACGCCCGGCAGGCACGGGTCCGGCTCGGACGACCAGGGCCAGCTGCCGCCGGAGCGCGGAGCCACCGCGGAGCCGCCGGGCCACGGGCTGGACCAGCGTCCGAACCAACTGCCACCCGCCGGCTCCGGCTCGCCGACCTCCACCGCGGTGCTGCTGTCGGACGACGGCGACGCGGGGGCGCTCTTGCCTCTGGACTGCGACAAATACTCCTGAAGCTGCCGGTTCAACTCCGCCATGACGACGACACTGCGAGCCTTTAGTCGCTAATGTGACGGACGCTTTCGCTTCCTCGCCCGCGCTTCTTCGCGGGCTCTTGTGGCGCATTGTCAGCCTTTTAGCGACCCCCGGAGGACGCCAGAAGCGTGACACGAGCAAAACAAAAGCGCCCGGTCCGAAAACACCAAGGAAGGACCAAATGGTTACATACGCGCTCTTTCCAAGACACCACGTTTGATAAGCGGTGAATCTtcagaaaaacatatttgcgtgaCCCAAAAGATGCCGGATCCAATGTATGGTGTTTTCATTGCTGATGGACGGCAGAGGGAGCCAATCCAAGTTTATAAACACGCAAATATGACGCGCCTGAtcgacgtccgttgctggaggtaacagcGACACAACtttaagtcattttaaaatgaggtgattactgtgggaaatgaaCGAAAAGAAG is a window of Vanacampus margaritifer isolate UIUO_Vmar chromosome 2, RoL_Vmar_1.0, whole genome shotgun sequence DNA encoding:
- the wdr33 gene encoding pre-mRNA 3' end processing protein WDR33 isoform X1, with protein sequence MATDVSSPQRFFHMPRFQHQAPRQVFYKRPDFAQQQAMQQLTFDGKRMRKAVNRKTIDYNPSVIRYLQNRQWQRDHRDLRAIQPDAGCYNDLVPPLGMLNNPMNAVTTKFVRTSTNKVKCPVFVIRWTPEGRRLVTGASSGEFTLWNGLTFNFETILQAHDSPVRAMTWSHNDMWMLTADHGGYVKYWQSNMNNVKMFQAHKEAVREASFSPTDSKFATCSDDGTVRIWDFQRCHEERILRGHGADVKCVDWHPTKGLVVSGSKDSQQPIKFWDPKTGQSLATLHAHKNTVMEVKWNTNGNWLLTASRDHLCKLFDIRNLKEELQVFRGHKKEATAVAWHPIHEGLFASGGSDGSLLFWNAGVEKEVGGMEMAHEGMIWSLAWHPLGHILCSGSNDHTSKFWTRNRPGDKMRDRYNLNLLPGMSEDGVEYDDMEPNNMAAIPGMGIPEQLKVAMEQEQTDKEAEPDEMSIPGLDWGMDEVMGKDNKRVPQKKVPYAKPIPAQFQQAWAENRVPSMPTPGDGPKERKVEPKADGKKKNQVELEQEMAALQYTNPKLLEQQMKIERISQKSSDGPQQGPGPMPPFPGPAGQQNFPPPQSNSMGPPSMGPSFMPSASSGHGQGMMGPPDMQRHPAPSRNMGAQGPHNMGPGARGMPGGMMAPTTRGMGPRELQGPPPQGAMMPPPQGNMMGPQGGMMGPPSRTHNNFGVGGMHGPPPPGNMPAPPYMQHQAQGSGPPMHGRSQQNPNNKDPRSPAPNHHMGPPDRQCAGGHEHFWGDGQHKAQDFDGGQDFHGRGEEAWRPGPAFPGGAGHRVGAGPRGGGAAANWGPEDRPPRDTGEFRGRRDDRFRGGPGRPGGRGYPEDYAGQEEGFDAPEDVRGWEGGLRGRPRGGGPPRGGHDGYRDGPPLHDGTSPANRERSLSLQGMDMASLPPRKRPWQDGPGTADPRERDAAAADTGRPPQRDDGGGYGPPVRGVRGGGWGPGLRRGGPPMRGGLLRGGGRGR
- the wdr33 gene encoding pre-mRNA 3' end processing protein WDR33 isoform X2, whose protein sequence is MATDVSSPQRFFHMPRFQHQAPRQVFYKRPDFAQQQAMQQLTFDGKRMRKAVNRKTIDYNPSVIRYLQNRQWQRDHRDLRAIQPDAGCYNDLVPPLGMLNNPMNAVTTKFVRTSTNKVKCPVFVIRWTPEGRRLVTGASSGEFTLWNGLTFNFETILQAHDSPVRAMTWSHNDMWMLTADHGGYVKYWQSNMNNVKMFQAHKEAVREASFSPTDSKFATCSDDGTVRIWDFQRCHEERILRGHGADVKCVDWHPTKGLVVSGSKDSQQPIKFWDPKTGQSLATLHAHKNTVMEVKWNTNGNWLLTASRDHLCKLFDIRNLKEELQVFRGHKKEATAVAWHPIHEGLFASGGSDGSLLFWNAGVEKEVGGMEMAHEGMIWSLAWHPLGHILCSGSNDHTSKFWTRNRPGDKMRDRYNLNLLPGMSEDGVEYDDMEPNNMAAIPGMGIPEQLKVAMEQEQTDKEAEPDEMSIPGLDWGMDEVMGKDNKRVPQKKVPYAKPIPAQFQQAWAENRVPSMPTPGDGPKERKVEPKADGKKKNQVELEQEMAALQYTNPKLLEQMKIERISQKSSDGPQQGPGPMPPFPGPAGQQNFPPPQSNSMGPPSMGPSFMPSASSGHGQGMMGPPDMQRHPAPSRNMGAQGPHNMGPGARGMPGGMMAPTTRGMGPRELQGPPPQGAMMPPPQGNMMGPQGGMMGPPSRTHNNFGVGGMHGPPPPGNMPAPPYMQHQAQGSGPPMHGRSQQNPNNKDPRSPAPNHHMGPPDRQCAGGHEHFWGDGQHKAQDFDGGQDFHGRGEEAWRPGPAFPGGAGHRVGAGPRGGGAAANWGPEDRPPRDTGEFRGRRDDRFRGGPGRPGGRGYPEDYAGQEEGFDAPEDVRGWEGGLRGRPRGGGPPRGGHDGYRDGPPLHDGTSPANRERSLSLQGMDMASLPPRKRPWQDGPGTADPRERDAAAADTGRPPQRDDGGGYGPPVRGVRGGGWGPGLRRGGPPMRGGLLRGGGRGR
- the sft2d3 gene encoding vesicle transport protein SFT2C — protein: MAELNRQLQEYLSQSRGKSAPASPSSDSSTAVEVGEPEPAGGSWFGRWSSPWPGGSAVAPRSGGSWPWSSEPDPCLPGVSRRQRLAVSGMLTALSALCFGLSALYAPLLLLYARKFALLWSLGSAFAIAAAAVLRGPSRLAAGLPGSPGAAVYLCALGGTLYAALSLHSTALTALGAAAQVAVLLGYVVSLMPGGSAGIRFVGGVAASAIQRTVAGKSLAI